A genomic window from Aquitalea aquatilis includes:
- a CDS encoding NADP-dependent isocitrate dehydrogenase has product MPTKQPTIIYTLTDEAPALATSAFLPVVRTFTGAAGINIETADISVAARVLAEFPEYLTEEQKVPDTLSTLGKLTQDPDTNIIKLPNISASVSQLISCIKELQSKGYALPDYPELPSSDADHALKTRYAKCLGSAVNPVLREGNSDRRAPLAVKNYAKKHPHSMGEWKQWSQTHVSHMHHGDFYHGEKSMTLDKARDVKMELTTNSGKTIALKPKLALQAGEIIDSMFMSKKALCDFYEQEMEDCRESGILFSLHVKATMMKVSHPIVFGHCVKIYYKDAFEKHGKLFEELGVNVNNGMANLYEKIETLPATKREEIIRDLHACQEHRPRLAMVDSAKGITNFHSPNDVIVDASMPAMIRGGGKMWGADGKPADCKAVMPESTFARIYQEMINFCKWHGNFDPRTMGTVPNVGLMAQKAEEYGSHDKTFEIAEDGVANIVDLATGEILLSQNVEAGDIWRMCQVKDAPICDWVKLAVTRARNSGMPAVFWLDPYRPHENELIKKVETYLQDYDTSDLEIHIMSQVRAMRFTLERVARGLDTISVTGNILRDYLTDLFPIMELGTSAKMLSIVPLMAGGGMYETGAGGSAPKHVQQLLEENHLRWDSLGEFLALAVSLEELGIKTGNNKAKILAKTLDAATGKLLDNDKSPSRRTGELDNRGSQFYLASYWAEALAEQTEDAELQAQFAPLAKQLAGSEQQIIDELKAVQGQPADIGGYYLPDTAKCQAVMCPSATFNSALQAVQA; this is encoded by the coding sequence ATGCCCACAAAGCAGCCGACCATCATCTACACCCTGACCGACGAAGCACCGGCGCTGGCCACCAGCGCCTTCCTGCCGGTCGTTCGTACCTTTACCGGCGCTGCCGGCATCAACATCGAAACGGCAGATATCTCGGTTGCTGCCCGCGTACTGGCCGAATTCCCCGAATACCTGACTGAAGAACAAAAAGTACCGGATACGCTGAGTACCCTGGGCAAGCTGACCCAGGACCCGGACACCAACATTATCAAGTTGCCGAACATCAGTGCTTCGGTTTCGCAGCTGATCTCCTGCATCAAGGAACTGCAATCCAAGGGCTATGCCCTGCCCGACTACCCGGAACTGCCCAGCAGCGACGCCGACCATGCCCTCAAGACCCGCTACGCCAAGTGTCTGGGCTCGGCTGTCAACCCGGTACTGCGCGAAGGCAACTCCGACCGCCGCGCCCCGCTGGCCGTGAAAAACTACGCCAAGAAGCACCCGCACTCCATGGGCGAATGGAAGCAATGGTCGCAAACCCATGTTTCCCACATGCACCATGGCGACTTCTACCATGGCGAAAAGTCCATGACGCTGGACAAGGCGCGTGACGTGAAGATGGAGCTGACCACCAACAGTGGCAAGACCATCGCCCTCAAGCCCAAGCTGGCCCTGCAGGCTGGCGAAATCATCGATTCCATGTTCATGAGCAAGAAGGCGCTGTGCGACTTCTACGAACAGGAAATGGAAGACTGCCGCGAATCCGGCATCCTGTTCTCGCTGCACGTGAAAGCCACCATGATGAAGGTGTCCCACCCCATCGTGTTTGGCCACTGCGTCAAGATCTACTACAAGGATGCTTTCGAAAAACACGGCAAGCTGTTCGAAGAGCTGGGCGTCAACGTCAACAACGGCATGGCCAACCTCTACGAAAAGATCGAGACCCTGCCGGCCACCAAGCGCGAAGAAATCATCCGCGACCTGCACGCCTGCCAGGAACACCGTCCGCGTCTGGCCATGGTGGACTCCGCCAAGGGCATTACCAACTTCCACTCGCCCAACGACGTGATTGTCGATGCCTCCATGCCGGCCATGATCCGTGGCGGTGGCAAGATGTGGGGTGCCGATGGCAAGCCGGCTGACTGCAAGGCCGTGATGCCGGAATCCACCTTTGCCCGCATTTATCAGGAGATGATCAACTTCTGCAAATGGCACGGCAACTTCGACCCGCGCACCATGGGCACCGTGCCTAACGTTGGCCTGATGGCGCAGAAGGCCGAAGAGTACGGTTCGCACGACAAGACCTTCGAAATCGCCGAAGACGGCGTAGCCAACATCGTCGACCTGGCGACCGGCGAAATCCTGCTGAGCCAGAACGTGGAAGCTGGCGACATCTGGCGCATGTGCCAGGTGAAGGATGCCCCGATCTGCGACTGGGTGAAGCTGGCCGTTACCCGCGCCCGCAACTCCGGCATGCCGGCAGTGTTCTGGCTCGACCCGTACCGCCCGCACGAAAACGAGCTGATCAAGAAAGTGGAAACCTATCTGCAGGACTACGACACCAGCGACCTGGAAATCCACATCATGTCCCAGGTCCGCGCCATGCGCTTCACCCTGGAACGTGTCGCCCGTGGCCTGGACACCATCTCGGTGACCGGCAACATCCTGCGCGACTACCTGACCGACCTGTTCCCCATCATGGAACTGGGCACCTCGGCCAAGATGCTGTCCATCGTGCCGCTGATGGCCGGTGGCGGCATGTACGAAACCGGTGCCGGCGGTTCGGCACCGAAGCATGTACAACAGCTGCTGGAAGAAAACCACCTGCGCTGGGACTCGCTGGGTGAATTCCTGGCGCTGGCGGTATCGCTGGAAGAACTGGGCATCAAGACCGGCAACAACAAGGCCAAGATCCTGGCCAAGACGCTGGACGCCGCCACCGGCAAGCTGCTGGACAACGACAAGTCGCCGTCGCGCCGCACCGGTGAGCTGGACAACCGTGGCAGCCAGTTCTACCTGGCCAGCTACTGGGCCGAAGCACTGGCCGAGCAAACCGAAGATGCCGAACTGCAAGCCCAGTTCGCCCCGCTGGCCAAGCAGCTGGCAGGCAGCGAGCAGCAAATCATCGACGAGCTGAAAGCCGTACAGGGCCAGCCGGCCGACATCGGCGGCTACTACCTGCCGGATACTGCCAAGTGCCAGGCCGTGATGTGCCCGAGCGCCACTTTCAATAGCGCACTGCAAGCCGTACAGGCCTAA
- the icd gene encoding NADP-dependent isocitrate dehydrogenase, translating to MSESHIKVPAAGQKIIPGQAIPDHPIIPFIEGDGIGIDITPVMIKVIDAAVAKAYGGAKKIHWMEVYAGEKSTRLYGPDEWLPKETFDALKEYAVSIKGPMTTPVGGGIRSLNVALRQELDLYQCVRPVQYFQGVPSPLKQPELVNMVIFRENTEDIYAGIEWQAGSDAVKKVIAFLQNEMGVKKIRFPDSSGIGIKPISVEGTERLVRAALKYTIDNDRSSLTIVHKGNIMKFTEGNFRDTAYALARREFGAELIAGGPWCKFNNPQTGREIIVKDAIADAFLQQILLRPAEYDVIATTNLNGDYISDALAAQVGGIGIAPGANISDKYACFEATHGTAPKYAGLDKVNPGSLILSAEMMLRHLGWTAAADLVIKSMEAAIADKQVTYDFARLMEGATEVSCSGFGDAMIARM from the coding sequence ATGAGTGAATCCCATATCAAGGTTCCCGCAGCAGGACAGAAAATCATCCCGGGGCAAGCCATCCCCGACCACCCCATCATTCCCTTCATCGAAGGCGATGGTATCGGCATCGACATCACCCCGGTCATGATCAAGGTGATCGATGCTGCGGTGGCAAAAGCCTATGGCGGAGCCAAGAAAATCCACTGGATGGAAGTGTATGCCGGCGAGAAATCGACTCGCCTGTATGGGCCGGATGAATGGCTGCCCAAAGAAACCTTCGACGCGCTGAAAGAATACGCGGTGTCGATCAAGGGCCCGATGACCACCCCGGTAGGTGGTGGCATCCGCTCGCTCAATGTAGCCCTGCGCCAGGAGCTTGACCTCTACCAGTGCGTACGCCCGGTGCAGTACTTCCAGGGCGTGCCCTCACCGCTCAAGCAACCCGAGCTGGTCAATATGGTGATCTTCCGCGAGAACACCGAAGACATCTATGCCGGCATCGAATGGCAAGCCGGCTCCGATGCCGTCAAGAAAGTGATCGCCTTCCTGCAAAACGAAATGGGCGTGAAGAAAATCCGCTTCCCGGACAGCTCCGGCATCGGCATCAAGCCGATCTCGGTCGAGGGAACGGAGCGCCTGGTGCGCGCGGCCCTCAAATACACCATAGACAATGACCGCAGCAGCCTGACCATCGTCCACAAGGGCAATATCATGAAGTTCACCGAAGGCAACTTCCGTGATACCGCCTATGCGCTGGCTCGCCGCGAATTCGGAGCCGAACTGATCGCCGGCGGCCCGTGGTGCAAGTTCAACAATCCCCAGACCGGCCGCGAGATCATCGTCAAGGACGCCATTGCCGATGCCTTCCTGCAGCAAATCCTGCTGCGCCCGGCAGAATACGACGTAATCGCCACTACCAATCTCAACGGCGACTACATCTCCGATGCACTGGCCGCGCAGGTCGGCGGCATCGGCATCGCACCGGGCGCCAATATCTCGGACAAGTACGCCTGCTTCGAGGCCACCCACGGCACGGCGCCCAAATACGCCGGTCTGGACAAGGTCAACCCTGGCTCGCTCATCCTGTCGGCCGAAATGATGCTGCGCCACCTAGGCTGGACCGCCGCCGCCGACTTGGTGATCAAATCCATGGAAGCCGCCATTGCCGACAAACAGGTTACTTACGACTTCGCCCGGCTGATGGAAGGTGCCACCGAGGTCTCCTGCTCCGGCTTTGGCGACGCCATGATCGCCCGCATGTAA
- a CDS encoding LysR family transcriptional regulator — protein sequence MSVALSDLELLLDVAELGSFSQAAAKRGWSQPQVSQRISLLEQQWDVRLFTRHRRGAVATNACQAFLVAARQSVAAYRQGLETMQGTPSVPRIRLSCLPSLTSPVFGPLLMKLADAPMEIRCGTDHSQQIMQDLLTGQVEVGFVLKCPAMAGIQMELLWRSPIVAVVAAHHPLADCRTPLALADIARHRIAPQFWGDECESLIQQIRMVRQLPSPIHAVQPASAARELVLRHRFVSFMPELSIKADLQDGTLVRLCLPELPAWHWEVMMAWRAGKRVDAAKTLVLDAARALVDG from the coding sequence ATGTCTGTCGCTTTGTCTGATCTGGAGTTATTGCTGGATGTGGCTGAGCTGGGCAGTTTCAGCCAGGCAGCAGCCAAGCGTGGCTGGTCGCAGCCACAGGTCAGCCAGCGTATCAGCCTGCTGGAGCAGCAGTGGGATGTCCGCCTGTTTACCCGGCATCGGCGTGGTGCGGTGGCCACCAATGCCTGCCAGGCTTTCCTTGTTGCTGCACGCCAGTCGGTTGCGGCCTACCGGCAAGGGCTGGAAACCATGCAGGGCACACCGAGCGTGCCGCGTATCCGGCTATCCTGCCTGCCATCGCTGACCTCACCGGTTTTCGGACCTTTGCTGATGAAGCTGGCGGATGCGCCGATGGAGATACGCTGCGGTACCGACCACTCGCAGCAGATCATGCAAGACCTGCTGACCGGGCAGGTGGAGGTGGGCTTTGTACTGAAATGTCCGGCGATGGCCGGCATTCAGATGGAGCTGCTGTGGCGTTCGCCGATTGTCGCGGTTGTGGCTGCCCATCACCCGCTGGCGGACTGCCGCACGCCCTTGGCGCTGGCTGATATTGCCCGCCATCGCATTGCCCCGCAGTTCTGGGGGGATGAGTGCGAGAGCCTGATCCAGCAAATCCGCATGGTGCGGCAGCTGCCCAGCCCGATTCATGCGGTACAGCCGGCATCGGCGGCGCGTGAGCTGGTATTGCGCCATCGTTTTGTCTCTTTCATGCCGGAACTGTCGATCAAGGCTGATCTGCAGGACGGCACCCTGGTCAGGCTGTGTCTGCCGGAGCTGCCCGCGTGGCATTGGGAGGTGATGATGGCCTGGCGTGCAGGCAAGCGGGTGGATGCGGCAAAAACGCTGGTTCTGGACGCGGCGCGCGCCCTGGTGGATGGCTGA
- the mdtH gene encoding multidrug efflux MFS transporter MdtH, which yields MASAQRARKLGKAFILLDNLLVIFGFFMVFPLISLHFVDQLGWSATIVGLALALRQFMQQGLGLFGGSLADRYGAKPLIVCGMLMRAAGFACMALAHAPWLLFVSCLLSGLGGTLFDPPRTALVAKLVRPRERPHFYAILMMQDSAGAVAAALLGSWLLQFDFRWVGLAGTGMFVLAAVVNALLLPPYRVATGKTSPWHSMRIVLHDRSYMRFVLTLSGYYMLAVQVMLLVPVTIKQLTGNYQAVGWMYMLETCLSLSLLYPLARWGERYLRREQRMLIGLGLMSLSLAIMSSVQHPLAAFVILAVFFLGSIIMEPARETYIAGLAKAQARASYLGCSRLGLALGGAVGYVGGGWLLDMSRQWQLPALPWLCLAMIGAITLLALWGQLLRTPASTRYASNTI from the coding sequence ATGGCTTCGGCACAACGGGCACGCAAACTGGGCAAGGCATTTATCCTGCTGGACAACCTGCTGGTGATATTCGGTTTCTTCATGGTTTTCCCGCTGATCAGCCTGCATTTTGTTGACCAGTTAGGCTGGAGCGCCACGATCGTCGGCCTGGCACTGGCACTGCGCCAGTTCATGCAGCAGGGGCTGGGCCTGTTTGGTGGCTCGCTGGCCGACCGCTACGGTGCCAAGCCCTTGATTGTCTGCGGCATGCTGATGCGCGCCGCCGGCTTTGCCTGCATGGCACTGGCGCATGCTCCGTGGCTGCTGTTTGTCTCCTGCCTGCTCTCCGGGCTGGGTGGGACCCTGTTCGATCCACCGCGCACGGCGCTGGTGGCCAAACTGGTACGTCCCAGAGAGCGGCCACATTTTTATGCCATCCTGATGATGCAGGACAGCGCTGGTGCGGTGGCTGCGGCCCTGCTGGGCTCCTGGCTGCTGCAATTCGACTTCCGCTGGGTTGGCCTGGCAGGAACCGGCATGTTCGTGCTGGCCGCCGTGGTCAACGCCCTGCTGCTACCGCCGTACCGGGTCGCTACGGGCAAGACGTCCCCCTGGCACTCCATGCGTATCGTCTTGCACGATCGCAGCTATATGCGCTTTGTACTGACCTTGAGCGGCTATTACATGCTCGCGGTACAAGTCATGCTGCTGGTCCCGGTGACCATCAAACAGCTGACCGGCAATTATCAGGCCGTAGGCTGGATGTATATGCTGGAAACCTGCTTGTCACTCAGCCTGCTTTATCCGCTGGCACGCTGGGGAGAACGCTATCTGCGCCGCGAACAGCGCATGCTGATCGGCCTGGGACTGATGAGCCTTAGTCTGGCCATCATGAGCAGCGTGCAACATCCGCTGGCAGCCTTTGTCATTCTGGCCGTGTTTTTTCTGGGGTCCATCATCATGGAGCCGGCACGGGAAACCTATATCGCCGGGCTGGCCAAGGCACAGGCTCGAGCCAGCTATCTGGGCTGCAGCCGACTCGGGCTGGCTTTGGGTGGGGCAGTGGGCTATGTTGGAGGAGGGTGGCTGCTGGACATGTCTCGCCAATGGCAGCTGCCGGCGCTGCCTTGGCTGTGCCTGGCGATGATTGGTGCCATCACCTTGCTGGCACTATGGGGGCAGTTGCTGCGCACCCCTGCCAGCACGCGCTATGCCAGCAATACCATTTGA
- a CDS encoding cold-shock protein: MSIGTVKWFNDAKGFGFITPDEGGEDLFAHFSAINMQGFKTLKEGQRVSFDIVSGPKGKQASNIQAA; encoded by the coding sequence ATGTCAATTGGTACCGTTAAGTGGTTCAACGACGCTAAAGGCTTTGGCTTTATTACCCCGGATGAGGGTGGTGAAGACCTGTTTGCCCATTTCTCCGCCATCAATATGCAAGGCTTCAAGACTCTGAAAGAGGGTCAACGTGTAAGCTTTGACATCGTTAGCGGCCCGAAAGGCAAGCAAGCGTCGAACATCCAGGCTGCCTGA
- the clpS gene encoding ATP-dependent Clp protease adapter ClpS produces MSTQFSNDAVKEVSRVRTTPPPMYKVLLLNDDFTPMEFVVEVLQQLFHMNREKATQVMLQVHTQGHGVCGVYTKDVAATKVEQVSQFAKAHQHPLQCVMEEN; encoded by the coding sequence ATGTCCACGCAGTTCAGCAACGACGCCGTCAAAGAGGTGTCACGGGTGAGGACCACCCCTCCCCCAATGTATAAGGTATTGTTATTGAACGATGATTTCACCCCAATGGAATTTGTGGTGGAAGTGTTGCAGCAGTTGTTCCACATGAACAGGGAAAAGGCTACCCAGGTCATGTTGCAAGTCCATACGCAAGGTCACGGCGTGTGTGGCGTTTATACCAAAGACGTGGCTGCCACCAAGGTTGAACAGGTGTCGCAATTTGCCAAAGCACACCAGCATCCGCTTCAGTGCGTAATGGAGGAAAACTGA